The Halomicronema hongdechloris C2206 genome includes a window with the following:
- a CDS encoding response regulator produces MKFSQAYILVLDSSRRDTQAIYTLLKQLRCPVFVAETIDQAVAKAKQCSPYLVILRGDYQEGAPGLIEQLRQTMQAAEVTIVALTESSKPSWGDHIEQLGLDGVFVEPLNGDVLNLLVDSAMAKQAYA; encoded by the coding sequence ATGAAATTCTCCCAAGCATACATCCTGGTTCTAGATTCTTCCCGGCGTGATACTCAAGCCATTTATACCCTGTTAAAACAACTGCGCTGTCCAGTGTTTGTGGCCGAAACGATCGACCAAGCCGTTGCTAAAGCCAAGCAATGCTCTCCCTATCTAGTCATCCTGAGGGGAGACTATCAAGAGGGTGCTCCTGGCCTCATAGAACAACTGCGGCAAACCATGCAGGCAGCTGAGGTAACCATTGTGGCTTTAACTGAATCTAGCAAGCCGAGTTGGGGAGATCACATAGAGCAACTGGGGCTTGATGGTGTCTTTGTCGAACCCCTCAACGGCGATGTCCTCAACCTATTGGTGGATTCAGCCATGGCTAAACAAGCCTATGCTTAG